From the Fusarium oxysporum Fo47 chromosome X, complete sequence genome, the window ATCAATGGTAGTATACGGCGACTGTGATGATCCATCATACGGCGACCGAAAGTCATCCTCCAGCCGAACATCCTCGTAGGTGCTTGACTTATCgtcatcaagcttctccgGATGACTCAAGCTCTTATCCTCCGGTGTCGTACTTGTGATGGGCGTTATCAGGACAGGTTCAGTCTGCGTACCAGCCTCAGATGTCGTATATGTCCTGCTCGGCGTTGAGGCATAGCTGTCTCGATTGCTCCTCGTTCCGGTTTCTAGACTCCTTCTGTAGAACTTTTTGTACGTCGGGCTGTTGGGGCTGGGGTTGTACTCGAAGGCTTgacttgatggccttgagtGAGTTGCGGCATCACGGATCTCGAGGCCTTCTTTCTCGAGGGCGAGAACACCATACGGATCGGGATCTTCTGGGTCCGGAATGCCGAAGACTGTTCCCTCACCAGGAGCCTCGACATCGACGTCTCCTGGCGCGGGTTGTCCTTCCAACTCTTCCATCAATTGCTGGTCGACATCTTCTCGGCCCTCGGCTGCCTTTAGCGTCTCCATGAGCATCTTGATTTCGGGAGGTCGACTTGTTTTACCAGCTAGGATGTCTGCCACTTTAACGCCCTCCTGTCCATAAAAGCGAGCGTTTTCATCTGTTCTCTCAATGATGACCGTACCATCAACTTGAACTCCAGCATAAAATCCTCTTGACTTCAAATAGGTGAAGACTGGTCTGTTCGCCTGCTTCCATTTGCCATCGTTCTCAAGCACTCCGCCTGCTCCGACGGGTCCGGCAACAGCACTGATCTCTCCTCCGAGAGTCGCTCTGATCTTAGTAAATGCATCCAGGGCTTTGCGGTTGTTGataacaacaacacaatcGTAGATATCGACTCCGACGAGGAAACCAAGACCCGCTGTGTGAAGCAGGATTCCAGATGGAGGAGACCATGAGCCATCCTCCTCGTTTCGGGCTACGAGGACTCCGGATCCGCCGGCCCCAGATACCCAGAGGCCGGTTCGCATGGTAGTAAAGATAGCAAGACCGACAGCATTCTGTATCACCTTTTGGGGAATTTTCTTCAAGACACGCTGCTTCTGCTTGGGACCAGCCTGTTCGCCATCAGCCGGCTTTTCCTCCTCGGTATAGAAGCCATCCTCTGTTATCTGGTCAGTCTGCCTCTCATTTCGCTAAGCTATATCTTTGGGGGGGACTTACTGCAAAAGGATCTCAATATTCTGGCAGCCTTGTCGCTCTCCTTGTCCAGAGTCGTAGGCCAGAATGCCTCACTGCCGATACGGTTGGAAAGTCGATTGATTGGTGCACCCAGCTTGTCAgcccaaccccacactttATCAAAGCCCTTTTTGCTTTGGGTCTTTGTAGTGTCCCATGACGGCAGTCTGGCTTTGACTTTCTGCATCTCGACGAGGGTGTCTATTGGTATGAGAGGCGTAAAACAAAGGAGACACGATATCACGCACGGGATTATCTGGAGTCTCAGCTGAGCTCAATACTGGCTGTTATATAAACGCGTAGCCCAGCAGACGTCATTCCGCCCCGTTGACCAACGTTTGGCCCCGAACTTCCGTCTGTTCCGGGGCTTGCCACGACATCTCACCAACCAGATAAAGCCATGCGGATTGTCCGGCTTGAGATGACTAACATTTGCTCAGTTTGTCAGAACAGCCTGCGCGAG encodes:
- a CDS encoding uncharacterized protein (family of unknown function-domain containing protein); the encoded protein is MQKVKARLPSWDTTKTQSKKGFDKVWGWADKLGAPINRLSNRIGSEAFWPTTLDKESDKAARILRSFCKDGFYTEEEKPADGEQAGPKQKQRVLKKIPQKVIQNAVGLAIFTTMRTGLWVSGAGGSGVLVARNEEDGSWSPPSGILLHTAGLGFLVGVDIYDCVVVINNRKALDAFTKIRATLGGEISAVAGPVGAGGVLENDGKWKQANRPVFTYLKSRGFYAGVQVDGTVIIERTDENARFYGQEGVKVADILAGKTSRPPEIKMLMETLKAAEGREDVDQQLMEELEGQPAPGDVDVEAPGEGTVFGIPDPEDPDPYGVLALEKEGLEIRDAATHSRPSSQAFEYNPSPNSPTYKKFYRRSLETGTRSNRDSYASTPSRTYTTSEAGTQTEPVLITPITSTTPEDKSLSHPEKLDDDKSSTYEDVRLEDDFRSPYDGSSQSPYTTIDSFITPPPGPPPPLPARSPVA